A region of the Octopus sinensis unplaced genomic scaffold, ASM634580v1 Contig03414, whole genome shotgun sequence genome:
cagaaattcaaaagatagtactgatgggaactgctcatatcctacgcaaaatactttctatgtaatctcaaattttaaaacaaacataatttttgtatgtttttttttagacattcactagtacaacactatgcacaaaaccaaatatatggcaccctaggcataacaccaacatgaacttccaacttgttgtctcttggggtctctgggtgagacttggagccaacttgtacaaatgtaaagcaaaagtcaaacatagaataataatgataataataataataaccatcagagcatcacaacaaatcacagcacatacccaaggcacacagagctgtgctcggtaatgaagtgaaagcacgttataaaaataaaactcatgaatgataataataataataataatgataataattttctcatggtttcttaaacattctagaacactaagtacaaaaccaaatatatggaaccctaggcataacaccaacatgaacttccaacttattgtctcttgaggtctctgggtgagacatggagccaacttgtataaatgcaaagcaaaagtcaaatataaaataataataataataataataataataataataataataataataataataataggtaactTCTGCAGAAGGtatacaaaagcaaaaaacaagaaGATTGGCATTGTTATCAGGTGAATGATATTTCGGCATCTCGTGTGTCTTtcacaggttcaaaaaataaacttgtcaatctacttcatttttggTAATGTTTTATAGGGATTGAACCCGTGGAAGGCAGACTAGATGCTGAAATATCGTTCATTTGATAACAACGgcactcttcatttttttttattaataatgatgatgatgatgataataataataataataataataataataataataataataataataataattaataataataataatgagcaagtatgaagatcttgaaatagaaatcagcaaaatgtggaacctgaagactaaaacaaacctgttgtcataggtgcccagggaatgatagcaaaagggctgattgctacctaactcagataccaggaaaccccaaaatggcagaaattcaaaagatagtgctcatgggaactgctcatatcctacgcaaaatactttctatgtaatctcaagttttaaaacaaacataattttcgttttttttattttatttattagacattcactagtacaacaccaaaaaaaaccccaaatatatggcacactaggcataacaacaacatgaacttccaacctgttgtctcttgaggtctctgggtgagacttggagccaacttgtacaaatataaagcaaagtcaaacatagaataataataataataataataataataataataataataataataataatgatgattgatgatgatgatgatgatgatgatgatgatgatgatgatgatgatgataatgaataataataataataataatataatataatgatgatgataataatatgatgatgatgatgatgatgatgatgatgatgatgagatgatgatgatgatgatgatatgatgatgatgatgatgataataatataatatataataataataataaaaataatgataatgatgataataataataataataataataataataataataataataataaaaataatgatgataataataataataataataataataataataataataataataataataataataataaaaataatgataatgatagtggtaatggtttcaaattttggccagaaatggaaacaaaaatgttgaaaggagaagaaaaactCAACAATGGAACCAATTATgaagataatattttaaaaaagaatcgGTGGGTTTCACTTACCGCAATGAagatctgtatgtaggagtatccAATGAGGAGTAGAGGTATTGCTAAGCAGAAGATTAACATGAGTACAATATATGCGATGTCCGAGGTTGTGGAGCCTTGCCACTGGACACTGCAAGCCAGGCCACTGGCTTCTTGGACGTAGAGGTTCCATCCAAATAGTGGGACACCGGACCAAAAAAGGGCATAGAGTAGGCAACCTATTACAGAGAATATTGCCGCCCTAAAGTCAATAGTCACCGCGCGCATCGTGTGGACGATTAATATGTAGCGATCGACGGAGATCGCCGTCAACAGACTGATGGAGGTGAGACCCAGGAATGTCATGAAGAAGCCGTAAAAAATACAGCCGAAATGACCGAAATACCATCCGCGCGCCAGGCCTGAAACCACGACGAATGGGTTGCCGAAAAGCGCGATGCAGAAATCGCAGACCGTCAAGGACAGTATGAAGAGGTTCGTCGGCGTGATGAGGTCGCGGCAGATGTAGAACGTGAAGAGGACGGCTCCGTTTTCGGTGACTGCCACGAGCGAGAAGAGGATGAGTACGGTGGCCACCGCGACGCCGCCTTCCGCCGAAACCGTTTGCGAGGCGATGGTGGCGCTGGTGGGGCCGGCGCCCCCGCCGGTGGAAGTTTGGTCTGCGGCGACGGTGGTTACGCTGCTGTGGATTTGGTACGAAGCGTCGGCGCTGAGAG
Encoded here:
- the LOC115227465 gene encoding melanopsin-like, producing MAFSTALSADASYQIHSSVTTVAADQTSTGGGAGPTSATIASQTVSAEGGVAVATVLILFSLVAVTENGAVLFTFYICRDLITPTNLFILSLTVCDFCIALFGNPFVVVSGLARGWYFGHFGCIFYGFFMTFLGLTSISLLTAISVDRYILIVHTMRAVTIDFRAAIFSVIGCLLYALFWSGVPLFGWNLYVQEASGLACSVQWQGSTTSDIAYIVLMLIFCLAIPLLLIGYSYIQIFIA